In Daphnia pulex isolate KAP4 chromosome 7, ASM2113471v1, one genomic interval encodes:
- the LOC124197151 gene encoding uncharacterized protein LOC124197151 isoform X1, which produces MCWMMLGIGRFMLVSLSVVMIQSGITTGQQQQQQSNNAGFVHPIATETFPVNRPTAEAAPQQPAEEIPTSTEPAQSSAAPVKQQKPMFQVPVTLPFVMQRPQTANGKPTSYLRPVGVMVDPISQDEPVQPVQPVRQTKPWYANLPQEEDLSSAPGVAVTLPFRTKPASYLRPVFVVDESNDDQPAVEDVQPAIQTRPYYFPTRNVAVTLPFNLRPASTSGNGGPSEQKIPVRSKPLSYLRPVIVAADADGAAGTPEGDDDYYYAPAQQDFTSPISGAVQPSPPQSQAVMAIPLVQPPVKATKPASYLRPWFVDDSYATPVRATKPWRPQEIAAQVDDDSAGYNQRPVSWLAYRASPAVMGPHSVRPLIQRRPIAQPPSGVWLQSRPLIANFLLAVDAEDPRLLEPFKVDQLLPIKSAENGGAEQQQEQQQVLVKPLVIALAVDHRHPIKQKRPGPMLLLPTVPDVESSIAGAGQAEARVPFRGNWANNNNNNLLEKTQVVGSSTLVYTKQNLLQTGTSTVYTSTVFTVTTTVQNAYCYTSANPGGGNLAPAPWCSFRRKRSTLPQEEEEEESAILSIDGELFQPSQVEKILMTAVPSALDRNEAIDSTLLMAEDVPANGGEKLKVRGRFLNLATNFIAGRPTTTVTVTALTFVTEIAITSTTAITFASGQCVPRCLQNLPVCAQ; this is translated from the exons ATGTGCTGGATGATGTTGGGAATTGGGCGCTTCATGCTCGTCTCACTCTCGGTCGTCATGATCCAGTCGGGAATCACcacgggccagcagcagcagcagcagtcgaatAACGCCGGGTTCGTTCACCCGATCGCCACAGAGACTTTCCCGGTGAACCGTCCGACAGCAGAAGCGGCACCACAACAGCCAGCGGAAGAGATTCCGACATCCACCGAACCTGCCCAG AGCTCGGCAGCACCGGTGAAGCAGCAGAAGCCCATGTTTCAAGTCCCGGTGACTTTGCCTTTCGTTATGCAACGCCCGCAAACGGCAAACGGCAAACCCACGTCTTACCTGAGGCCCGTCGGCGTCATGGTCGACCCCATTAGCCAAGACGAGCCGGTCCAGCCCGTCCAGCCTGTCCGCCAGACTAAGCCTTGGTACGCTAACCTTCCGCAGGAAGAAGATCTTTCATCGGCACCG ggtgtggCCGTCACACTTCCGTTCCGGACTAAACCAGCGTCTTATTTAAGGCCGGTTTTTGTGGTAGACGAAAGCAACGATGACCAACCGGCCGTAGAAGACGTCCAACCTGCTATCCAGACTAGACCTTACTATTTCCCg ACGAGGAATGTTGCGGTCACTTTGCCTTTCAATTTACGTCCGGCGTCGACCAGCGGCAATGGCGGCCCGTCTGAGCAAAAGATTCCCGTCAGGTCGAAGCCATTGTCTTATCTCCGTCCAGTCATAGTAGCAGCAGATGCCGATGGAGCGGCTGGAACACCGGAAGGAGacgacgactactactacGCACCAGCCCAACAAGATTTCACATCGCCAATTAGCGGAGCGGTTCAACCATCACCACCg CAGAGCCAAGCGGTGATGGCCATTCCGTTGGTCCAGCCACCGGTAAAAGCTACTAAACCGGCCAGTTATCTGAGACCTTGGTTTGTCGATGATTCGTACGCCACCCCTGTCCGCGCCACCAAGCCTTGGAGG ccACAGGAAATCGCCGCTCAAGTAGACGACGATTCAGCCGGCTATAACCAACGTCCAGTCTCCTGGCTGGCCTACCGCGCATCGCCCGCCGTGATGGGACCTCATAGCGTCCGCCCTTTGATCCAACGTCGACCCATCGCC CAGCCACCGTCTGGCGTTTGGCTTCAGTCCCGGCCGCTAATTGCCAATTTCTTGTTAGCCGTTGATGCTGAGGATCCGAGACTGTTAGAGCCATTCAAAGTTGATCAGCTACTACCAATTAAA tcggCTGAGAATGGAGGAgctgagcagcagcaggagcagcagcaggtgctGGTTAAGCCACTAGTGATTGCCCTGGCGGTCGACCACCGTCACCCGATCAAACAAAAGAGACCCGGGCCGATGTTGTTGTTACCCACGGTGCCTGACGTCGAGTCGTCG ATTGCGGGGGCTGGTCAAGCCGAAGCCCGGGTCCCGTTTCGGGGCAACTgggcaaacaacaacaacaacaacctacTGGAGAAAACCCAAGTCGTTGGCAGTAGCACGTTGGTCTACACCAAACAGAATTTGTTGCAAACGGGAACGTCCACCGTGTACACGTCGACCGTCTTCACGGTCACGACAACCGTCCAAAACGCCTACTGCTACACATCGGCCAATCCGGGTGGCGGGAATTTAGCTCCCGCTCCGTGGTGCTCCTTCCGCCGGAAGAGATCCACACTTccacaggaagaagaagaagaagagtcggCTATTCTGTCGATCGATGGCGAACTATTCCAACCGTCCCAAGtcgaaaa AATCTTGATGACAGCCGTGCCATCCGCCCTGGATAGAAATGAAGCAATCGACAGCACCTTGTTAATGGCGGAAGATGTTCCAGCAAATGGAGGTGAGAAACTAAAGGTCAGAGGGCGTTTCCTCAATTTGGCGACCAATTTCATCGCCGGAAGGCCGACCACCACCGTGACTGTAACGGCGCTAACGTTCGTGACAGAAATCGCCATCACATCGACGACGGCGATTACCTTCGCAAGCGGGCAGTGTGTCCCTCGTTGCCTGCAGAACCTGCCCGTCTGCgcccaataa
- the LOC124197151 gene encoding uncharacterized protein LOC124197151 isoform X3 — protein sequence MCWMMLGIGRFMLVSLSVVMIQSGITTGQQQQQQSNNAGFVHPIATETFPVNRPTAEAAPQQPAEEIPTSTEPAQSSAAPVKQQKPMFQVPVTLPFVMQRPQTANGKPTSYLRPVGVMVDPISQDEPVQPVQPVRQTKPWYANLPQEEDLSSAPGVAVTLPFRTKPASYLRPVFVVDESNDDQPAVEDVQPAIQTRPYYFPTRNVAVTLPFNLRPASTSGNGGPSEQKIPVRSKPLSYLRPVIVAADADGAAGTPEGDDDYYYAPAQQDFTSPISGAVQPSPPQSQAVMAIPLVQPPVKATKPASYLRPWFVDDSYATPVRATKPWRPQEIAAQVDDDSAGYNQRPVSWLAYRASPAVMGPHSVRPLIQRRPIAPPSGVWLQSRPLIANFLLAVDAEDPRLLEPFKVDQLLPIKSAENGGAEQQQEQQQVLVKPLVIALAVDHRHPIKQKRPGPMLLLPTVPDVESSIAGAGQAEARVPFRGNWANNNNNNLLEKTQVVGSSTLVYTKQNLLQTGTSTVYTSTVFTVTTTVQNAYCYTSANPGGGNLAPAPWCSFRRKRSTLPQEEEEEESAILSIDGELFQPSQVEKILMTAVPSALDRNEAIDSTLLMAEDVPANGGEKLKVRGRFLNLATNFIAGRPTTTVTVTALTFVTEIAITSTTAITFASGQCVPRCLQNLPVCAQ from the exons ATGTGCTGGATGATGTTGGGAATTGGGCGCTTCATGCTCGTCTCACTCTCGGTCGTCATGATCCAGTCGGGAATCACcacgggccagcagcagcagcagcagtcgaatAACGCCGGGTTCGTTCACCCGATCGCCACAGAGACTTTCCCGGTGAACCGTCCGACAGCAGAAGCGGCACCACAACAGCCAGCGGAAGAGATTCCGACATCCACCGAACCTGCCCAG AGCTCGGCAGCACCGGTGAAGCAGCAGAAGCCCATGTTTCAAGTCCCGGTGACTTTGCCTTTCGTTATGCAACGCCCGCAAACGGCAAACGGCAAACCCACGTCTTACCTGAGGCCCGTCGGCGTCATGGTCGACCCCATTAGCCAAGACGAGCCGGTCCAGCCCGTCCAGCCTGTCCGCCAGACTAAGCCTTGGTACGCTAACCTTCCGCAGGAAGAAGATCTTTCATCGGCACCG ggtgtggCCGTCACACTTCCGTTCCGGACTAAACCAGCGTCTTATTTAAGGCCGGTTTTTGTGGTAGACGAAAGCAACGATGACCAACCGGCCGTAGAAGACGTCCAACCTGCTATCCAGACTAGACCTTACTATTTCCCg ACGAGGAATGTTGCGGTCACTTTGCCTTTCAATTTACGTCCGGCGTCGACCAGCGGCAATGGCGGCCCGTCTGAGCAAAAGATTCCCGTCAGGTCGAAGCCATTGTCTTATCTCCGTCCAGTCATAGTAGCAGCAGATGCCGATGGAGCGGCTGGAACACCGGAAGGAGacgacgactactactacGCACCAGCCCAACAAGATTTCACATCGCCAATTAGCGGAGCGGTTCAACCATCACCACCg CAGAGCCAAGCGGTGATGGCCATTCCGTTGGTCCAGCCACCGGTAAAAGCTACTAAACCGGCCAGTTATCTGAGACCTTGGTTTGTCGATGATTCGTACGCCACCCCTGTCCGCGCCACCAAGCCTTGGAGG ccACAGGAAATCGCCGCTCAAGTAGACGACGATTCAGCCGGCTATAACCAACGTCCAGTCTCCTGGCTGGCCTACCGCGCATCGCCCGCCGTGATGGGACCTCATAGCGTCCGCCCTTTGATCCAACGTCGACCCATCGCC CCACCGTCTGGCGTTTGGCTTCAGTCCCGGCCGCTAATTGCCAATTTCTTGTTAGCCGTTGATGCTGAGGATCCGAGACTGTTAGAGCCATTCAAAGTTGATCAGCTACTACCAATTAAA tcggCTGAGAATGGAGGAgctgagcagcagcaggagcagcagcaggtgctGGTTAAGCCACTAGTGATTGCCCTGGCGGTCGACCACCGTCACCCGATCAAACAAAAGAGACCCGGGCCGATGTTGTTGTTACCCACGGTGCCTGACGTCGAGTCGTCG ATTGCGGGGGCTGGTCAAGCCGAAGCCCGGGTCCCGTTTCGGGGCAACTgggcaaacaacaacaacaacaacctacTGGAGAAAACCCAAGTCGTTGGCAGTAGCACGTTGGTCTACACCAAACAGAATTTGTTGCAAACGGGAACGTCCACCGTGTACACGTCGACCGTCTTCACGGTCACGACAACCGTCCAAAACGCCTACTGCTACACATCGGCCAATCCGGGTGGCGGGAATTTAGCTCCCGCTCCGTGGTGCTCCTTCCGCCGGAAGAGATCCACACTTccacaggaagaagaagaagaagagtcggCTATTCTGTCGATCGATGGCGAACTATTCCAACCGTCCCAAGtcgaaaa AATCTTGATGACAGCCGTGCCATCCGCCCTGGATAGAAATGAAGCAATCGACAGCACCTTGTTAATGGCGGAAGATGTTCCAGCAAATGGAGGTGAGAAACTAAAGGTCAGAGGGCGTTTCCTCAATTTGGCGACCAATTTCATCGCCGGAAGGCCGACCACCACCGTGACTGTAACGGCGCTAACGTTCGTGACAGAAATCGCCATCACATCGACGACGGCGATTACCTTCGCAAGCGGGCAGTGTGTCCCTCGTTGCCTGCAGAACCTGCCCGTCTGCgcccaataa
- the LOC124197161 gene encoding uncharacterized protein LOC124197161 — protein MIKIAILLVCVAVSFAEPQRPNFYLPIPFNQHGSVGPYNYVRVMQQPFHHPVNRVPIVTTNRLPSPSYPTIVRLPALPSLRQFRLPPGGYFIIPASALYGQQHESSILAAQRFFRPIGLPTAPQVRPAGAEDDECQDDSADLQSTEETEEQI, from the coding sequence atgatcaaaatagCGATTTTACTCGTTTGCGTTGCCGTTTCTTTTGCTGAGCCCCAACGTCCAAATTTTTACCTTCCGATTCCATTCAACCAACATGGGAGTGTTGGACCGTACAACTACGTTCGCGTGATGCAGCAACCCTTTCATCATCCAGTCAACCGGGTCCCTATCGTAACGACCAATAGATTACCCAGTCCTTCCTACCCAACTATCGTTCGGTTACCTGCTCTGCCCAGTCTGCGTCAATTCAGACTTCCGCCAGGTGGTTATTTCATCATCCCAGCTTCAGCACTTTACGGACAGCAACATGAATCTTCCATCCTGGCGGCGCAAAGGTTTTTCCGACCGATCGGTTTACCAACAGCTCCACAGGTACGTCCAGCTGGCGCCGAGGATGACGAATGCCAAGATGACTCGGCAGACCTTCAGTCTACAGAAGAGACTGAAGAGCAAATCTAA
- the LOC124197153 gene encoding uncharacterized protein LOC124197153, with protein sequence MVDQPNLSREGFQKLEFVGRRGDQLVYKAPNQKMIMLDVQTVNRLGMPVRSRKRHHSNKHSGEDVWSGHRSSDKTTDRLATARLIEILKNYQHDGELFTNKKMRRKEVWVEIASQLMSEGFNFRNKDHAWEKVSQKWRNMERTYRMHVQNLRSKGLPLGSTTMEFFDDLHELLAGKYHTESMLSMDSSSSFDLSNNGQNEDDETRASTEMTNVELLEYYTNDEEQQEEEEEESPSSSEQGPILMEAELCYDTYVEDEIPQSPTFSDNKNLVFTTSDQEIDVSSDPHTAGVRDPVLRLLLEMRAQERAHFREDRRERLKMQRETLDFRRDLVHLLNQHHQERMEAMHSLIAAIGGALGATAVPKRPANGDHNGAHDDEKDLPLKSSRHNHLS encoded by the exons ATGGTGGATCAACCGAATTTAAGTCGTGAAGGCTTCCAGAAACTTGAATTTGTTGGTCGTCGTGGTGATCAACTAGTCTACAAGGCACCTA ATCAGAAAATGATAATGCTGGATGTTCAAACAGTCAATCGTCTGGGAATGCCTGTTCGTTCCAGGAAAAGACACCATTCAAACAAGCATTCTGGGGAAG ATGTTTGGAGTGGACACCGTTCTTCAGACAAAACAACAGACCGTCTAGCCACTGCCAGACTGATTGAGATCCTCAAAAACTACCAACACGATGGTGAACTGTTCACCaacaaaaagatgagaagGAAGGAGGTGTGGGTTGAAATAGCTTCCCAGCTCATGTCTGAAGGATTCAATTTCCGAAACAAAGATCACGCTTGGGAGAAAGTCAGTCAAAAGTGGCGAAATATGGAGAGAACTTATCGAATGCATGTCCAAAACTTACGCAGCAAAGGACTGCCCTTGGGGTCGACCACCATGGAATTCTTCGACGATCTACACGAGCTGCTCGCAGGAAAATACCACACTGAATCCATGCTTTCAATGGATAGCTCATCCAGTTTCGACCTGAGTAATAACGGCCAAAATGAAGACGATGAGACTCGAGCATCAACGGAGATGACCAACGTAGAACTACTAGAATACTACACAAATGACGAGGAAcagcaggaagaagaagaagaagaatcaccAAGTAGCAGTGAACAAGGACCGATTCTCATGGAGGCTGAATTGTGTTACGATACTTACGTCGAAGATGAAATTCCGCAATCACCTACCTTCTCCGACAACAAAAATCTAGTCTTCACCACGTCGGATCAGGAAATCGACGTATCTTCCGATCCTCACACTGCCGGAGTACGCGATCCCGTTCTTCGCCTCCTGTTGGAGATGAGGGCTCAGGAACGTGCTCATTTTCGCGAAGATCGTCGCGAGCGTTTGAAGATGCAAAGGGAGACGCTCGACTTTCGTCGCGATTTAGTTCATTTGCTCAATCAGCATCATCAGGAGAGAATGGAAGCCATGCACAGTCTGATCGCAGCTATCGGCGGAGCGTTGGGTGCCACCGCCGTGCCAAAGAGACCCGCCAATGGCGATCACAATGGCGCACACGACGACGAAAAGGACTTGCCTCTCAAATCATCACGTCACAATCACCTTTCCTAA
- the LOC124197154 gene encoding uncharacterized protein LOC124197154 isoform X1, whose protein sequence is MKSTVFFIIVSMCIGPSLCAWGRPRASKSTTTTTTTTSPLPPSSNSSRMGLERRVGKPDDEKDYEDGGSLELDGIESTVINGTDQEERFFNKFPLHVFMKKKRPFVSFSTVTQTSTITALITSSTVGLCAKLVNVTGACRLRRGMWVDDPIVLSFDDDMDSIDEALSPSKTLSIETTSVPEAMVAQGRSSSDEVIQNGARDRRISVRSGSVIHSSKEEVGGESRDDDVQESRFGFFGLKKKIKNKMKFITVITTTLVTSTSTSTYYVTISTKTFYIQLCTPSPFPFNICQGRKKRQLEIEQQNSQ, encoded by the exons atgaaatcgactgttttcttcatcatcgtgTCCATGTGCATCGGGCCGTCTCTCTGCGCCTGGGGTAGACCCAGAGCGTCAAAGTCCACcacgaccaccaccaccacgaccaGTCCTCTTccgcccagcagcaacagcagccggaTGGGCCTGGAACGTCGGGTAGGTAAACCCGACGACGAAAAGGACTACGAAGATGGCGGATCCCTGGAACTGGACGGAATCGAGTCGACCGTCATCAACGGGACGGACCAGGAGGAGCGATTCTTTAACAAATTTCCGCTCCACGTCTTcatgaagaagaagcggcCGTTCGTGAGCTTTTCGACCGTGACGCAAACGTCGACCATCACGGCCCTGATCACGTCGTCGACGGTGGGACTCTGCGCTAAACTGGTCAACGTCACGGGTGCCTGTCGACTACGCCGGGGCATGTGGGTCGATGACCCCATCGTCCTGAGCTTCGACGACGACATGGACTCGATCGACGAGGCCCTTTCGCCCAGCAAAACTTTAAG CATCGAAACGACTTCCGTGCCGGAAGCGATGGTGGCCCAAGGGCGGAGTAGTAGTGACGAGGTGATACAAAACGGAGCGCGGGACCGGAGGATTTCGGTCCGGTCGGGATCGGTGATCCATTCGTCCAAGGAGGAGGTGGGAGGAGAGTCGAGAGATGACGACGTCCAGGAGAGTCGGTTCGGCTTTTTCggtttgaagaagaaaatcaaaaacaaaatgaaattcatcaCCGTCATCACGACGACGCTGGTGACGTCGACCAGCACGTCGACCTATTACGTCACCATCAGCACCAAGACCTTTTACATTCAACTGTGCACGCCGTCGCCTTTCCCGTTCAACATCTGCCAGGGCCGGAAGAAACGCCAGCTCGAAATCGAGCAGCAAAATTCCcagtaa
- the LOC124197158 gene encoding MIT domain-containing protein 1-like has translation MMAGDPVAEKAAASVLKRAVELDKAKRFTESLVCYQEGLQLLMEALKAKGQEDGRRAELRKRVVDYMDRAEFLKKHVENEKEAGKYHEKIEITANSVGYSYQKVLGRFLDEHVTRVEIEDPYIRSIHQVYNLLRLSELLVSNCRNLKSIFLLTGREPGNQQEMLDELKQSLAKHKVVLTVEYSTTLHDREIRLDNGWVIKIGRGLDYFRPPEGKFSLGYCDFDLRQCHATTIDIFHSSTVRSIPK, from the exons ATGATGGCTGGAGACCCGGTGGCAGAGAAAGCTGCTGCATCTGTTCTCAAGCGGGCTGTGGAGCTAGATAAAGCAAAGAGATTCACTGAATCTCTCGTGTGCTACCAAGAAGGATTGCAACTACTGATGGAAGCCCTCAAAGCCAAAG GGCAAGAGGATGGCAGGAGAGCTGAATTGAGGAAGAGAGTAGTAGACTATATGGACAGA GCAGAATTTCTGAAGAAGCATGtcgaaaatgagaaagagGCTGGCAAATACCacgagaaaattgaaatcactGCCAACTCTGTTGGCTACAGCTATCAAAAAGTCCTTGGGAGGTTCCTCGATGAACATGTAACCAGAGTGGAGATTGAAGACCCCTACATTCGTAGCATTCACCag GTGTATAACTTATTGAGGCTAAGCGAGCTCTTGGTGAGTAACTGCCGCAATCTGAAAAGCATCTTTCTACTGACGGGGAGAGAGCCCGGCAATCAACAAGAAATGTTGGACGAGCTGAAGCAAAGTCTAGCCAAACACAAAGTAGTGCTCACGGTTGAATATTCAACCACTCTACACGATCGAGAAATTCG CTTAGACAATGGCTGGGTTATCAAGATCGGTCGAGGGTTGGACTATTTCCGACCTCCCGAAGGCAAATTCTCTCTGGGCTACTGTGACTTTGATTTGAGACAATGTCACGCCACGACCATTGACATTTTTCACAGTAGCACCGTCCGATCGATTCCCAAATAA
- the LOC124197160 gene encoding uncharacterized protein LOC124197160, with amino-acid sequence MIRPVIVLSLITLLIVSSPAFQLNFQSSKSLGRLWIPFRPFGPFYLSPLIATSTITATQLVPTTYTRTIDIYCLDGDATTCAARRKRTDQEQMVYIDGQPFQPSQVARLLPTEMPAESSVLPPPSSRPGAAVVTASMRSPDEQFFPKRQSRARNGQWFFATTTTVTLTAATVVNATSPESIRISIVGCIPNCLTTLPHC; translated from the exons ATGATTCGACCCGTAATTGTATTAAGTTTAATAACACTTTTAATCGTTTCTTCACCTGCCTTTCAGCTCAATTTCCAa TCCAGCAAATCGTTGGGGAGATTGTGGATTCCGTTCAGGCCTTTCGGGCCGTTCTACCTGTCGCCGTTGATTGCGACATCGACCATTACGGCGACTCAACTCGTTCCGACAACTTACACCCGGACCATCGACATCTACTGTCTGGACGGCGATGCAACCACTTGCGCGGCCCGTCGCAAACGGACGGACCAGGAGCAGATGGTCTACATCGACGGCCAACCTTTCCAGCCCTCGCAAGTCGCCAG ATTGTTGCCAACGGAAATGCCGGCCGAGTCGAGTGTGTTGCCTCCGCCCAGCAGCCGCCCAGGTGCCGCAGTAGTGACAGCTTCGATGAGGTCACCAGACGAGCAATTCTTTCCAAAACGGCAGAGCCGGGCGAGAAATGGCCAATGGTTTTTCGCCACGACAACAACAGTTACCCTGACAGCTGCGACTGTCGTCAACGCGACCAGCCCGGAATCGATCCGCATTTCCATCGTCGGCTGCATCCCAAATTGTTTGACCACATTACCCCATTGTTAA
- the LOC124197151 gene encoding uncharacterized protein LOC124197151 isoform X2, protein MCWMMLGIGRFMLVSLSVVMIQSGITTGQQQQQQSNNAGFVHPIATETFPVNRPTAEAAPQQPAEEIPTSTEPAQSSAAPVKQQKPMFQVPVTLPFVMQRPQTANGKPTSYLRPVGVMVDPISQDEPVQPVQPVRQTKPWYANLPQEEDLSSAPGVAVTLPFRTKPASYLRPVFVVDESNDDQPAVEDVQPAIQTRPYYFPTRNVAVTLPFNLRPASTSGNGGPSEQKIPVRSKPLSYLRPVIVAADADGAAGTPEGDDDYYYAPAQQDFTSPISGAVQPSPPSQAVMAIPLVQPPVKATKPASYLRPWFVDDSYATPVRATKPWRPQEIAAQVDDDSAGYNQRPVSWLAYRASPAVMGPHSVRPLIQRRPIAQPPSGVWLQSRPLIANFLLAVDAEDPRLLEPFKVDQLLPIKSAENGGAEQQQEQQQVLVKPLVIALAVDHRHPIKQKRPGPMLLLPTVPDVESSIAGAGQAEARVPFRGNWANNNNNNLLEKTQVVGSSTLVYTKQNLLQTGTSTVYTSTVFTVTTTVQNAYCYTSANPGGGNLAPAPWCSFRRKRSTLPQEEEEEESAILSIDGELFQPSQVEKILMTAVPSALDRNEAIDSTLLMAEDVPANGGEKLKVRGRFLNLATNFIAGRPTTTVTVTALTFVTEIAITSTTAITFASGQCVPRCLQNLPVCAQ, encoded by the exons ATGTGCTGGATGATGTTGGGAATTGGGCGCTTCATGCTCGTCTCACTCTCGGTCGTCATGATCCAGTCGGGAATCACcacgggccagcagcagcagcagcagtcgaatAACGCCGGGTTCGTTCACCCGATCGCCACAGAGACTTTCCCGGTGAACCGTCCGACAGCAGAAGCGGCACCACAACAGCCAGCGGAAGAGATTCCGACATCCACCGAACCTGCCCAG AGCTCGGCAGCACCGGTGAAGCAGCAGAAGCCCATGTTTCAAGTCCCGGTGACTTTGCCTTTCGTTATGCAACGCCCGCAAACGGCAAACGGCAAACCCACGTCTTACCTGAGGCCCGTCGGCGTCATGGTCGACCCCATTAGCCAAGACGAGCCGGTCCAGCCCGTCCAGCCTGTCCGCCAGACTAAGCCTTGGTACGCTAACCTTCCGCAGGAAGAAGATCTTTCATCGGCACCG ggtgtggCCGTCACACTTCCGTTCCGGACTAAACCAGCGTCTTATTTAAGGCCGGTTTTTGTGGTAGACGAAAGCAACGATGACCAACCGGCCGTAGAAGACGTCCAACCTGCTATCCAGACTAGACCTTACTATTTCCCg ACGAGGAATGTTGCGGTCACTTTGCCTTTCAATTTACGTCCGGCGTCGACCAGCGGCAATGGCGGCCCGTCTGAGCAAAAGATTCCCGTCAGGTCGAAGCCATTGTCTTATCTCCGTCCAGTCATAGTAGCAGCAGATGCCGATGGAGCGGCTGGAACACCGGAAGGAGacgacgactactactacGCACCAGCCCAACAAGATTTCACATCGCCAATTAGCGGAGCGGTTCAACCATCACCACCg AGCCAAGCGGTGATGGCCATTCCGTTGGTCCAGCCACCGGTAAAAGCTACTAAACCGGCCAGTTATCTGAGACCTTGGTTTGTCGATGATTCGTACGCCACCCCTGTCCGCGCCACCAAGCCTTGGAGG ccACAGGAAATCGCCGCTCAAGTAGACGACGATTCAGCCGGCTATAACCAACGTCCAGTCTCCTGGCTGGCCTACCGCGCATCGCCCGCCGTGATGGGACCTCATAGCGTCCGCCCTTTGATCCAACGTCGACCCATCGCC CAGCCACCGTCTGGCGTTTGGCTTCAGTCCCGGCCGCTAATTGCCAATTTCTTGTTAGCCGTTGATGCTGAGGATCCGAGACTGTTAGAGCCATTCAAAGTTGATCAGCTACTACCAATTAAA tcggCTGAGAATGGAGGAgctgagcagcagcaggagcagcagcaggtgctGGTTAAGCCACTAGTGATTGCCCTGGCGGTCGACCACCGTCACCCGATCAAACAAAAGAGACCCGGGCCGATGTTGTTGTTACCCACGGTGCCTGACGTCGAGTCGTCG ATTGCGGGGGCTGGTCAAGCCGAAGCCCGGGTCCCGTTTCGGGGCAACTgggcaaacaacaacaacaacaacctacTGGAGAAAACCCAAGTCGTTGGCAGTAGCACGTTGGTCTACACCAAACAGAATTTGTTGCAAACGGGAACGTCCACCGTGTACACGTCGACCGTCTTCACGGTCACGACAACCGTCCAAAACGCCTACTGCTACACATCGGCCAATCCGGGTGGCGGGAATTTAGCTCCCGCTCCGTGGTGCTCCTTCCGCCGGAAGAGATCCACACTTccacaggaagaagaagaagaagagtcggCTATTCTGTCGATCGATGGCGAACTATTCCAACCGTCCCAAGtcgaaaa AATCTTGATGACAGCCGTGCCATCCGCCCTGGATAGAAATGAAGCAATCGACAGCACCTTGTTAATGGCGGAAGATGTTCCAGCAAATGGAGGTGAGAAACTAAAGGTCAGAGGGCGTTTCCTCAATTTGGCGACCAATTTCATCGCCGGAAGGCCGACCACCACCGTGACTGTAACGGCGCTAACGTTCGTGACAGAAATCGCCATCACATCGACGACGGCGATTACCTTCGCAAGCGGGCAGTGTGTCCCTCGTTGCCTGCAGAACCTGCCCGTCTGCgcccaataa